Genomic segment of uncultured Desulfobacter sp.:
GGCGTCGTAATATCCGGTTTCCACAATTACTTCATCCTCGTCCAGATCGAGGTTTGAGCCCCGGACCACGTCCATGACCAGCTTTTCAAGTTCATCCATGGACCCTGTAAAGCAGACATTGTTAACAGCGGCCATGGCCGCAGCTTCAGCGCAATTCTGGTACCGGTTTTTTTCCTTGAGAAAAAAACCGATATCCAGCACCCAGGCCAGGAGGGTCAGAACAAACATGATGGTCAGGGCAAACATAACGGCAAAATTGCCCTGTTCCGAATTTAAGAGCCCCTGTATATTTGGGGGCGCTCCTGACAGACCGCTGTGTACTCTCTTTTGTCTCCCATGTCGGGGGCTATGCATCCAGGCGCCGTCCAAACCGGTTAAGCAGCAGAGAGTTGCCCACAACGGACAAGGATGAAAACCACATGGCGATGGCAGCGGCTTCCGGGGTTAATGAGATTCTGAATTCCGGGTAAAGGACACCTGCGGCCACGGGGATCATCATAACATTGTAGAAAAAGGCCCAGAAAAAATTGCGTTTGATGGTGGAGAGGGTTTTTTTGCCCAGCCGGACAGCCCGGTTCACATCGTTTAAATCGTTTTTTACCAGCACCACCTCACAGGTCTCTTTGGCCACATCCGTGCCCGAACCAATGGCGATGCCAATGTCCGCCTGGGCCAGGGCCGGGGCATCGTTGATGCCGTCACCCACCATGGCGACCTTTAACCCTTTGGCCTGCCATTTTTTTACCTGATTGATCTTATCTTCGGGCATTACCTCGGCCGCCACTTCCGTGATGCCGGCCTGTTGTGCCGCCCAGCGTGCTGCGGCTTTGTTGTCCCCGGATACCAGGGCGGTCTGGATGCCTGCCGCATGCAACTGCGCTATGGCATCCTTGGCCTCGGGTTTGATCTGGTCTTCCAGGGCGATTACTCCTTTTACCTGGTGATCCAGACTGATGAAAACAAGACTTTTTCCCTGGTCGGCCAACTCCTGACCACGGGTTTTGATCGTATCGGGCATGTTGTCGTCGGCCACCAGCGCCAGGTTTCCGGCCCTGAGCAGTTGGCCGTCAAGGCGGCATTCAATTCCCCTGCCCGACAGTTCTTTTGAGTCCGAGGTGATTTCAGGATCTATGCCTTTTTCCCGGGCAAACCGGGTCACGGCCGGTGCCAGGGGGTGGCTGGAGTTGTCTTCGGCTGAGGCAGCCCAGGAAAGTAACTGTTCTTCTTCAATACCTTGGGCCGGAAAAATACCTGTCACCGAAGGCGTGCCCGTGGTCAGGGTGCCGGTTTTGTCAAACAGGATCATGTCCAGGTGGGAAATGTTTTCCAGGGCAGACCCTTTTTTAAACAGGATCCCCCGGTTAAGGCCTATACCGGATCCCACCATGACGGCCGTGGGGGTGGCAAGTCCCAGTGCGCAGGGGCAGGCAATCACAAGCACAGCGATCATGCGTTCAAAGGCAAATAAAAACGGGGTGCTGCCGGCTGGAATAAACCCTGGAGCCGCTATGTACCAGATGGCAAATGTTATCAAAGAGACAACCGTAACTACGGGAACAAAAATGTTCGATGCCGTGTCGGCCACCCGCTGGATGGGGGCTTTGTCTGCCTGGGCATCCTCCACCATTTTAATAATGCCGGACAGAACCGTATCGTTACCGGTGCGAGTGGTGGTCATTGTGATGGCTGCGGACATATTGATGGTGGCACCTGTGACGGCATCACCCGCAGATTTTTGAACTGGGAAGGATTCGCCTGTGAGCATGGATTCATCCACCGCGGTTTTTCCCCCAAGGATCTCGCCGTCCACGGGGATTTTTTCTCCGGCCAGCACCCGGACCGTATCCCCGGGAACGACCATGGAAACATCCACAATCTGTTCCTTGCCGTCCTTGATCACCCTGGCTGTGTCCGCATTTAATGCCAGCAGGGTTTTAAGCGCCTGGCCGGTTTTGCCCTTGGCTCTGGCCTCAAGCATCTTGCCGATCATGATAAATGTGATGAGCATGGCAGCACTGTCAAAAAACAGCATCTGGGAGGCATCTAAGAAGATCAGGGAAAACAGACTGTAAAAGTAGGCGGCACTGACCCCTAAGGTGATAAGCACATCCATATTGGCCAGTCGGTTCTTTAGCGAATAATAGGCCCCTTCAAAAAAGGTCCGGCCGGAAACGATCATTACCGCCGTGGCCATGATGCAAAGGATGATATTGGTGACCACAGGACCAAAGGGCATCACATGCATGATGGCCATCATGGGAATGGTGATGCCCAGCGCAAATAAAAATCTGAATTTTTCCCGGCGGCCCCCTGTATGCTCGTCGCCAGTTTCAAAGAATGCCGTGTAACCAGCGTTTTTGACTACCTCCAACACCTTCTGGTCATCCATAATATTCGGATCATATGAAACAAAGCCTTTTTCAAGGGGCAGGTTGATGGCCGTGTTTGCGATGCCTTCTGTCTTTGCAAACGCCTTTTCAATGGCCAGGGCACAGTTGGCACAATGCATGCCCTGGATGGAAAAGCTCAAATTACAGAGGGTCGGGGGATCATCCGGAGTATCGGTTTCCGAATTAACTTGCTCCTCTGGGGCTCTGCCTTCTTCTGCAACGGCTTGCGGAGTCAGAGCATAACCCTCCTCAAGAATGGCAGCCTTGAGTTCTGATAAATCGGCTGTGTCGCCTTCCAGAGCCAGGGTGACTTTTTCCTGTTCAAATGAAGCAACTACATCACTGACACCGTCAAATTTTTCCAGGGCTTTTTTGACGGCGTTTTCGCAGTGGGAGCACATCATGCCGTATACGTTTATTTCATGGGTGGTGGTCATCGGGTTTTAAATCTCTTTGGCCGTGAAACCGAATTCAGAGATATCCTTGATTACTGTATTCATATCCACTTCACTTCGGGCATCAAACTGTGCCTTTTTTGCTTCAAGATCCACGGAAACATTTGTTCCCACTTTTTCCAGATACTTTTTGACTCTGTTCACACAATGTTGGCAGGACATGCCTTCTACACTCAAATTTTTTTGCATATCATTAATCCTTTCTAAGGTTGTCAATATAGTTCAGAACATTCTTGGCACACTATTAATATGGTAAAAACGATCAGGCTTGTGTCAATATCTATTACAAAGAAAAAAGTTTGCCAAGGCATTTATTTATGCCTTGATGAGAAAAAGTTCTTTTGCAATTGTTGGTCAACTGTTTTTTGCTCCGGTTCGTGTGCCAACGCCCAGTGCTGCCAGGGCCAGGACAGAACAAAAGCCCGATACCAGGCAGATGCCTTGAATGCCGTAAGCAGACCAGATAAGGCCGCCTGAAAATGCCCCGATGATTCGGCCGATGCCGCCCACGGCAAAAAATGCCGCCATGGTCGCGGCCCTGGATTCGGGGAGAAGCTCGGTACCCAGGCTCATGGAAGAGACAATCGTAAATTCAAAAAACAGGAACAGGGCAAACAGGCCGGACAGAATCAGGACGATGCCCGATTCGGTGAATGGTAAAACCAGATAGATTACCGCGGTGGCGGCCGTGCCCATGAGTACCGATCGTTTAAGACCGAGCCTATCGGAAAAAAGGGCGCTGCCGCCTTCGGCCGTAAATTCGGCCACGCCGATGAGAACGGTACTCATGCCGATCTGGGCCAGGGAGAGTCCGCAGGCATTTTCCAGCCAGACCCCGTAAATGACAAATACATTGTCATTGGCCAGGGACATAAAAAAGACAAAGATCAGTAAACCAACTACTTTTTTGTTCTGTAAAAGTCCTTTCCAATCAACGCGTACCCGTACCGTTTTTTTATCCGGTTGCCGGGCCGGGGCAAGTTTGAGAAGCAAAAAAAAACAGGCAACCGTGAGGATGGCCACTATTTTAAAGGGCGCCTGCCAGGAGAAGTGGGACATGATAAAGCCGGCCGCAGGAATGGTCAGCAAGGTGGCGCCGGCCCAGGAAATTTCTGTGAAGCCGATGAATCTGCCCCGTTGGGCATAGGGAACCTGGGAAGCGATTTGCGCCTGCAGACTTGGATCAAACAGACTTTTGGCAAGCCCGGCCAGAAACAACCCTGCCAGGACCACACCATACACAGGGAACAAGGCAATACCCACACACCCGATGCAACACAGAGCAACCGCCAGCAGCAGGACGGGTTTATTGCCAACGCGGTCGGCAAATAAGGCACCCAAGGGCCCAAGCACAGCCGTGGCCTGGTTGACGGCGATTAATGAGGTGACGGCCGTCAGGGGAACCCCAAGACCCCTGGCAAGTTCCGGAGCAAAGGGGTAGACCATGCGCCGGGCGGTATTCAACATCAGTTTGCTGAACGTGGCTATGCCAATAAATGCGGTAAACCCACGCGATCGGTTTGTCGTCAATTTTTTTACCCGAATTTAAAAGACTGCCAGAAGCCTGAATTTATCAAAGATTAAAAGCAGACCAATGACAATGAGGAGTCCGCCTGCACACTTATTGATAATGCCCATGGCACGGGTGGCCTTTTTCATGAAGCCAAGCATGGAGTTGATGAAAATGGATATCAATATAAACGGTAAAGCCATGCCCGCAGAATAGGTGGCCAAAAGCAGCACGCCTTTAAGGATGGTATCCTGGCTGCCGGCCACAATGAGAATGCTGCCCAGCATAGGTCCGATGCACGGGCTCCAGCCCGCACCAAAGGCCATGCCGATCAAAAATGTGCCAAAGAGATGAAAGGGGGTTTCCTTGAAATGAAATTTGCGTTCAAATTGAAAACTTTTAATGTTGATAATACCCAGTAGATGCAGCCCGAAAATCAGGATGATACCGCCGCCCACATACCGTACCACCCAGGAATACTGGGAGGCAAGCCCGCCAAGAAAAGAGGCGGATGCCCCGAACAAAATAAAAATAGAGGAGAAACCCGCCACATAGGCCAGGGTGGACAGGATCACCTTTTTACGGACTTCTTTGTCGTCGGCCGTCAGTTCATCCAGAGAAAGTCCCGTGATAAAGCTGAAATAGGCCGGGATCAACGGCAGTACACAAGGGGAGAGAAATGACAAAAGACCTGCGACAAAAGCGGCAGGAAATGTAATGGTCTGGGTCAGCATGTCGTTGTTTCTTAAAATTTCTGATTGGACGAAAATCCCCCAACCACGCGTTTGCATTCAGCGTCACACTAAGCTTTTTGCTGTTGGTTTTCAAGGGGCCGTTGCAAGCTGTGGCGTGAAAAAAAGCAACCAAAATGAATCAGAACACATCAATGCCGGTCAGATTTGCCCCCTGCAAACAATTTCTTCCCTTGTGCTTGGCTTTATACAGCAACTGGTCGCAGGCGTCTGTTAATTCCTGGGTAGAGATGTGTCGATTGTCGGTCAGGGTGATGACCCCTAAACTGACTGTGACAACTTGCGCAACCTCTGATGTTTTGTGGGGAATGGCCAGGGTCTCAACACCGGATCTGATAGCCTCTGCCATTTTTAAAGCACCTGGATGTGCCGTGGACGGCAGAATGCAGCAAAATTCCTCTCCGCCGTAGCGAAATGCCATATCCGAAGTTCGTCTCATCAGTGTTTCAAGCAGATTGGATATTTCGCGAAGGCAGTCATCCCCGGCCACATGACCGTAATGGTCATTGAACGGTTTAAAAAAATCAACATCCATGAGAATTAAAGACAACGGGGCGCCTGAACGGCCTTGCTCTTTTATGCGCTGGGCCAGTGTATCATCAAAAAAACGGCGGTTGAAAAGTCCTGTGAGTCCGTCCTTATTAGCAAGCTTTTCTAACAGTTTGTTTTTTTCTTCCAGTTCCTTGGTGGTGCAACTGATCAGATGACTCATGGATTTTAAAATTCGGAACCGTCTTAAATCTGCCCGTGGCAGCTCAATCTTGTCTTTACAATTTTTGTTTTCATGGAAAATTTTGCAGGTTTCTGATTCAGACAGGGCCAGCACGGTCATGGTCTGGTGCAGAAAATGGGGGGTATTGTTTTTATCTGTGTAGCATTCACCAAAGGTAAAAAAACCGGCTGAACAGGAGGTGCCGTCCAAGGCTGCCATATCAACCGCAATATCATCTTCAAAAAGCGTTTTTCTATTTTCACAGGAGTAGACGAAAAAGGCATCGGGCTCATATCCGTGCAGTTCTCTTCCCATGCGTCTGGCCCCTTCTTCCTGGAGTCCTGCATCACAATAACTGAACCGCACCTGCTCTCCGGTATAACATTGTTTTAAAACATTAAACGATCCATCAGGATTAACAGCCCAGACCGGATTGGTGATATGCATACCGCCTCTTTTTATCATAACCGGGAAATAATTCATCAGATATACCGATGAAGGATTCGTTTCAATGCCCAGATACTGCCGGTATATATCTTTGACGGATTTATGATCAATGCTGTAGATCCTGTGGCCCTCCGCCCGGGTGACGGTCATTGTTTTGCCAATGGGGGTCCAACTTAAATTGTGGGCCGTGTTAACACATAAATTAGGGCCTGAGAGCGCTGCCCCTGCAAATCCGTGTTCTGTCAGCTCCTGTTCCGTGAACACAAACGTTCGGCTTGCCAATTCGTCATATCCACTGGCCATACCGCCGGCAATGACGACATCTTCAAGTTCCTGGTTCAGCGCTTCAAGAAAAGGAATGGCATTGACATAATTGCCGTCTTTCGCGCCGCAGCCAAAAACAATGACCGCATTGGTTCCGAGGGCATTGAGCGCGTTTGCCATTTCCTTACCCCCGGCCTGTAGATCATCATTCTGTGAGATTAAAGCAGATGCGACCCTGGTTTTTTCAAAAGCGGTAAAGCTGATTACAATAGATTGTTCCAGAATATTTGCACCTAAAACTTCTCCTGCCGAGCTTGCACCGATTATGGCACAGCCGGGAAACAGTTGACAGAGCAGTGATCGAAGGTGGCTTACCATATCCATGTCTGAGATACCGCAGAACACCTGGATCAGAATATTTTCAGGCGAATAATTTTTAAACTCGGATCTTATTTTTTTTAAATCGTTATCATTATTATAGACAAAATTTATGCATTTCATACAACCCTTCCTCGTCGATAGCGGGCCTTGGGCGGTTTTTATTTTCAATCTTGCGGAGTGTTGCGATAGAATTTCCCCAAGTATTGTTCAAAACGATGGAACTGATCAATGACTTTTTAAGCGATTTAAATATAAATAACTATAATCTGTTTTGGGCTCTATAACAAGTCTGCAAAAGCGGATAATCATTTGTTTTGATCATCTTTTTTGTTCAATAGAAGGTCTTGACAAAACAGCCCTTGCCATTTAATAATCATTGGAAAATATTCCATTTATCAATTTGTTATTACGTTTATTCTTAATCTTCCACAGGGGAAGAAGTACAAGCGGTTCAATTTATCAATTCGCAATCCCAATTTGGGATTTTAGCGTTGGGTTGTAACTGCCTCTTTGCCTCTCCGTGTTTAATCGCCAACGCTGTCCACAGTAATGTTTGATCTTTTCATTTCTTAAGGAGGTTTACATGTTAAAAAGACAAATCGTTTTTTTTCTGGCCGCAGGGTTGATGCTTTTATCTTGCACAGGTCTGATTTTTGCCGCCACTGAATGCAAGGAGTGTGAAGAGGTCGCCAAAGGCAAAATCCCAGCGCAGTTTTTAGATCCCAGCCTCAAAATGCTGCCCTCCGGCATTGCAATATGGGATGTTGAAGAGGCGATTCCCGCCTTGAAGGATAAAAATGCGAAATATTTATGGGTGGACACAAGGCCCGGATCATTTCTTGACATCGGTACAACAAAAGATGCGGTAAATCTGGTGTGTGATCTCCAGGGGGAACCTATTCCCGCAGCGGATGCTCCCAATGCCATCACTAAGGATAAACTTATTGCAGCCATGCAGAAGATTGATCCGGACATCAGTTCAGTGACCGCGGTTTTCTTTTGCCAGGGCCCCAAATGTCACAGAAGCTACAACGCGGCGTTAAGATGTGTAAAAGATTACGGACTTGCTGTGGATCAGGTGGTGTGGTTCAGGGGCGGGTATCCTGATCTGGAAAAGCATATTTTGTCAGATCCCAAGCTCAAAAGACGAATTACGAAATATCTGCGAGGCAAAGTTACCCAGTAGATGCAATATACGCCCAGCTGCCTGTAATTTAAGTAGTACCTGAACGGAAATCTGTGTTTGGACGAAAAGTTGCCCAGATGCAAGGCGCAAGCAAAGCTGCAACCGGAGCGTACTGTAGTACGTGAGGTCTGATCTTATGATTTGGCAGCTTTGTGCAGCAACACCGCAGGTGGGTGACTTTGTGGGCATACGCCCCTCTAACGAGCCGTTCAAACACTAAGTATTCATCATAATTGAGACAGACACCAATGAAAAAATCGCGTTCATTAAAATTAAAGATTATCTTCTGGGTTGCAATCCTTCTTTTTATTTGTTCGGCGCTGATCATTATTTTTGATCATATCTCAAACAATGTGAAAGATAAATTTTCAGATAAATTTATGATTGATGTGTTTGATAGTGTGAGATTGGAAAATGAAAAATTTTACATCAGACGAACGAGTGATACGTTTCAGAACTTTGCTGGTTCCGAGGAGGTCATCAGATATCTGGAAGACGATCGCAGTACCGGGAATATTCAGGTTATTGATGGACTTTTCATAACCCTTGTCCAGGCTTTGAAAATGCGTAAACTAGTGCTGCTGGATAAAAATTATAATGTTGTCTTTTCAAAGAGCGGACAGGATTCGTTTGCCACAGACAATGTGTTTATGACGAACGGATTAAAAAAATTATATGACAAATCTGCGAAGACCTGGGCAAATGAAGGCACCTGTATCGAAGCGGACGGTAAGGTGGTCTTTATTATTGCCACGGCCGTCATCAATGATGATGACCAGGTGGTGGGGATAGCTGCCTGTGAACTGCCGGTTGGAGACCTGGCGCTCTCCCTTGCCAAAATAGTGAAAGGCTACGTGGGATACCAGGGATCTGATTCAACCTTCTCCGGGGCCTGTGACAGCACCTTTTTTGAGCAGGTCTCCCCTGAAAAAAGAAAAAATGCCATCTCAAATACAAGTTTTGTGCTTGAACTCAACTCGGTCTGTAATCCGGAAGCGTTAGAGGCGGCGGCGAAACAGTTAAAAGAGAAAAAGCAGAATCCAAAAGCCGAAAACCATCGCCATTTTTATAAGCTTTATCCCATAGAAGTTGAGGACATTAACAAAAATCATTATAGATATTGGCTGGTTTTGAACTATTCGGCACCGGCTAAAGTCGAAAACAGGCTGGACCTTATCAGGCCCCTGGTCCTTGGGGCGATACTCATTGCCAGCATCCTGTTATTGTTGATATTTTTATCCAGATTAATCAAACCCCTGGAAAAGGTTGTGGATGCATTAAAGGATATTGCCCAGGGTGAGGGCGATTTGACACAAAGGCTTCAGGTTGAGGCCCATAACGAAATTGGAGAGGTGGCCGGCTGGTTTAACGCCTTTGTGGAGCGGGTTCATCAGCTTGTCATTCAAATCGGGGAGAATTCAAATGTTGTTTCCGAGGCTTCGGGACACTTGCAGCAGATATCTGAAAAGCTGGATAAAAGTTCAGATGATTTGTCTGCCATGACCCAGTCTGCCGTATCTGCAACCGATGAGATGAGCATGAGCATGAATTCCGTGGCCGCCGCCGGCGAACAGGCCACCGTTAATCTGGAAGCCGTTGCCGAGGCAGCAGATATAATGAAATCGGGGCTGGGTCAGGTCTCCCAGGAGTGTCAGACCGCCCGGAAGATTTCTGATGATGCCTCTTCCCAGGTCCAGTCTGCATCGCTCAGGGTTGTGGCTTTAGGCGGAGCGGCAAAAGATATCGGCAAAGTGGTTGAAGTGATCACTGAAATAGCCGAACAGACCAATCTTCTTGCATTGAATGCAACCATTGAAGCGGCCAGGGCCGGAGACGCCGGCAAGGGGTTTGCCGTTGTGGCAAGTGAGATAAAAACACTGGCCGCCCAGACCGCCGATGCAACCCTTGAAATCACCAACAAAATCAAAACCATCCAGGATTCTACCGACAACACCGTACAAGACGTGGAAAAGATTGCCGCTGTTATCGAAAAAGTGTCCGGAATCATTGCCGGCATCGCCGGCGAGCTGGAAGAACAGTCGGTTTCTGCGTTCCAGGTGGCCGAAAATATTGCCCAGGCGTCTGAAGGCATGGGCGAGGTCAGTCAAAATATTGCCGAAAGTTCCAATACTGCAACGCAAATTTCAGAAGATATTGCAGGGGTTAGTGCCATTGCCTCCGACATATCCAACGAAGGTTCGAATATGAACCAGAACGCAAAAACATTGTCGGAACTGGCTTTACAACTTCATAACAGTGTCGGGGTATTTAAGGTGTAAGACGCCTTACGGCTATTTTTTTAGATTAAAAACGTTCAAATCTGATAGCTGATGGGAATTTGTATTTCCCATCAGCTATTATTTTTTTTGCTTAAGATAAACCTTGTCCACGTATTTGTCGTCTTCTGTTGAACCATTTTTGTGCTTACTGCATTATGAAATAAAATAAAGACCATCTTTACCCGGGTTCTAAAGTCTGATAAAACCTCGCCCCATAGATAATTGATATTCCAATAGGATATGTTAAAGATGTTTACCACCTCTATAAAAAGATGTTTACCACCTCTATAATTGGTTTAAAAAAGTGAAGGGTCATATAAAATAATTTATGTCCGATTACCATTATCAATACAGCTTGTGTAATGTGCCTTCCTGGGTCATCGGTTCCCGGGAATTCAACGCCGATCCGACCCCGTTAACTGTTCTTGGTGTACGGGAGAGCCATGCTCATTTTTTCAAACAGCTGGACGCACTTTCTACCTGGGAAGACAGGGCTAGAATATTTCGAGATTATATGGAGGTGGCCTTTCATCTTCACCAGTGGCGGGAAAAAGGCGATGACGGTCGAATGCTCAGTATCAAGCACAGTTACTTAAGATTTCTCAGGGGCTGGCTTTTTGAATCCGATTCCATTGAAGGCGCGGTGTTGAAAGGATGGGTGCAAACCCGGATGGGGCTGCCCCCGATCTATCATAACGGCCGGATCAAAGGAAAAGACAGTGACGAGTATTTATCATACATGAAGGATCGGATGAAAGGTTCCGCGCAAACAAACGGTATTTTCAACCAGCTGGATCTTCTTTTTGAATTTGTTCAATACGAGCTGAACCGCCGTGATCCCGAAAGGACCCATATTACCCTTTTCAGAGGTGTCCATGGGTTTTATGATCATGAACTGCTTGAATGGGATAAAAAGACGGGTAAAGGGGTGCTTCGGCTCAATAATTTGAACTCCTTTACCCATGATTTTGAACGGGCCTGGGAATTTGGTACATTCGTTATTGAGGTCCAGGTACCTGTGGCAAAGATTTTTTTTGACGGCGATTTTCTTCATGCCGGGATACTCAGGGGGGAGAAAGAGGTGCTGGTTATCGGCGGTGTGTACGATATTTCCAGACGAATCATCTAACAGCCATGGGCTGAGTTTGACTTGACATAATAACTGCCGGGCACAGCCCGCAACAACGTTGTAAGGCGCTTAGTAACTTACCCAGGCTTTCTTATAAAACAGGAAATTTAGATTGATGCAATCGGTTCGGATACCTGACAGAAAACAAATTGTGGAGAAGGCAAAAGGCGCCTTTGTCGGCCTTGCCATAGGAGATGCGCTCGGGGCAACCACCGAGTTCATGACACCCGAGGAAATTAAAGTACAATATGGCGTGCACAAGCAGATCATTGGCAAGGGGTGGCTCTATCTTAAACCCGGACAGGTCACCGATGATACCCAGATGTCGGTTTGTATCGGACGGGCCATTCAAAAAGCAAACGGCTGGAATCTTACCGCCGTGGCCGACGAGTTTGCCGAGTGGGTCGGCGGCCGGCCCATTGATGTCGGCTCCACATGTGCCCGGGGAATCCGAAACTATATTCTCCATCAAACCCTCGAAGTGAAACCAAGCCGCTGGAGTGCCGGAAACGGGGCGTTGATGCGCATGCTTCCCGTTGCCCTTTATACCCTGGCAAATAAAGATCTTCTTGCCCAATATGTGGTGGAACAGGCCCATATTACGCACAATAACCCCTTGTCTGATGCGGCGTGCATCTTTTTTGGCCGTTTGCTCCATGAGACCATGATGGGTGGTGAACTATTCGGTGAGCTTTTTGCCCTGACCAAAGAGTTTGTCAATGAATATCCTGAATTTTCTTATGTGCCGTATCCGGGCAAAAGCTCTGCCTATGTTGTGGATACGGTGCAGACCGTTTTTCATTTTTTATTTACAACAGACAACTTTGAAGATTGTCTGGTTGGTACCGTAAACCAGGGCGGGGATGCGGATACCACCGGCGCACTGGTCGGAATGCTTGCCGGCGCGGTTTATGGGGTCAACGGGATACCAAAACGCTGGCTGAAACGATTGGATCCCTTTGTGTATACAGAGGTCGAAGCGCTTGCCCAATATTTGGTGGAGCGCTCTCCGGCACTTGTATCATCCAAGCATTAAATTAAAATTGAGTGCGTTGGGATCTATTATTGTCTAAAATAATAAGGAAAAAGGCAAATTTATGACATATCAACATGTATTTAACGACGGAACTGTGTGCGACCTGCCGGTGGGCAAGGTGGTTTGTGTGGGCCGCAACTATGTGGCTCATATCAAGGAACTGGATAATCCCATGCCCACGGAACCCATTTTGTTTATCAAGCCTGCGACATCGCTGCAGCCGATCAGTCAGCCCATTGTGATTCCTGATTTTACCAAGGATTGCCACAATGAGACCGAACTTGCCGTATTGATCGGCAAACAGATTACCCGGGCAAGCCGAGACGAGGTTGAGGCTGCTGTTGCCGGGTTTGGGCTTGCATTGGATCTGACCCTGCGGGATGTTCAGAAATCGCTAAAAGAGAAAGGGCTGCCCTGGGAAAAAGCAAAAGCCTTTGACGGCTCCTGCCCGATGACCCCCTTTATCGGCCCCGACGAACTTGCAGATCCCCAGGATACCCAGTTGAAACTGGAAGTGAACGGCCAGGTGCGCCAAAATGAAAGTACCAAGTTGATGATTAACGGCATATTTGACTTGATCGTTTATATGTCCGGTTTTTTTACTTTGATGCCCGGAGATGTGGTTCTTACCGGGACGCCGGCCGGTGTGG
This window contains:
- a CDS encoding heavy metal translocating P-type ATPase, with the translated sequence MTTTHEINVYGMMCSHCENAVKKALEKFDGVSDVVASFEQEKVTLALEGDTADLSELKAAILEEGYALTPQAVAEEGRAPEEQVNSETDTPDDPPTLCNLSFSIQGMHCANCALAIEKAFAKTEGIANTAINLPLEKGFVSYDPNIMDDQKVLEVVKNAGYTAFFETGDEHTGGRREKFRFLFALGITIPMMAIMHVMPFGPVVTNIILCIMATAVMIVSGRTFFEGAYYSLKNRLANMDVLITLGVSAAYFYSLFSLIFLDASQMLFFDSAAMLITFIMIGKMLEARAKGKTGQALKTLLALNADTARVIKDGKEQIVDVSMVVPGDTVRVLAGEKIPVDGEILGGKTAVDESMLTGESFPVQKSAGDAVTGATINMSAAITMTTTRTGNDTVLSGIIKMVEDAQADKAPIQRVADTASNIFVPVVTVVSLITFAIWYIAAPGFIPAGSTPFLFAFERMIAVLVIACPCALGLATPTAVMVGSGIGLNRGILFKKGSALENISHLDMILFDKTGTLTTGTPSVTGIFPAQGIEEEQLLSWAASAEDNSSHPLAPAVTRFAREKGIDPEITSDSKELSGRGIECRLDGQLLRAGNLALVADDNMPDTIKTRGQELADQGKSLVFISLDHQVKGVIALEDQIKPEAKDAIAQLHAAGIQTALVSGDNKAAARWAAQQAGITEVAAEVMPEDKINQVKKWQAKGLKVAMVGDGINDAPALAQADIGIAIGSGTDVAKETCEVVLVKNDLNDVNRAVRLGKKTLSTIKRNFFWAFFYNVMMIPVAAGVLYPEFRISLTPEAAAIAMWFSSLSVVGNSLLLNRFGRRLDA
- a CDS encoding heavy metal-associated domain-containing protein gives rise to the protein MQKNLSVEGMSCQHCVNRVKKYLEKVGTNVSVDLEAKKAQFDARSEVDMNTVIKDISEFGFTAKEI
- a CDS encoding MFS transporter, whose translation is MLNTARRMVYPFAPELARGLGVPLTAVTSLIAVNQATAVLGPLGALFADRVGNKPVLLLAVALCCIGCVGIALFPVYGVVLAGLFLAGLAKSLFDPSLQAQIASQVPYAQRGRFIGFTEISWAGATLLTIPAAGFIMSHFSWQAPFKIVAILTVACFFLLLKLAPARQPDKKTVRVRVDWKGLLQNKKVVGLLIFVFFMSLANDNVFVIYGVWLENACGLSLAQIGMSTVLIGVAEFTAEGGSALFSDRLGLKRSVLMGTAATAVIYLVLPFTESGIVLILSGLFALFLFFEFTIVSSMSLGTELLPESRAATMAAFFAVGGIGRIIGAFSGGLIWSAYGIQGICLVSGFCSVLALAALGVGTRTGAKNS
- a CDS encoding cytochrome c biogenesis protein CcdA, which gives rise to MLTQTITFPAAFVAGLLSFLSPCVLPLIPAYFSFITGLSLDELTADDKEVRKKVILSTLAYVAGFSSIFILFGASASFLGGLASQYSWVVRYVGGGIILIFGLHLLGIINIKSFQFERKFHFKETPFHLFGTFLIGMAFGAGWSPCIGPMLGSILIVAGSQDTILKGVLLLATYSAGMALPFILISIFINSMLGFMKKATRAMGIINKCAGGLLIVIGLLLIFDKFRLLAVF
- a CDS encoding diguanylate cyclase, which gives rise to MKCINFVYNNDNDLKKIRSEFKNYSPENILIQVFCGISDMDMVSHLRSLLCQLFPGCAIIGASSAGEVLGANILEQSIVISFTAFEKTRVASALISQNDDLQAGGKEMANALNALGTNAVIVFGCGAKDGNYVNAIPFLEALNQELEDVVIAGGMASGYDELASRTFVFTEQELTEHGFAGAALSGPNLCVNTAHNLSWTPIGKTMTVTRAEGHRIYSIDHKSVKDIYRQYLGIETNPSSVYLMNYFPVMIKRGGMHITNPVWAVNPDGSFNVLKQCYTGEQVRFSYCDAGLQEEGARRMGRELHGYEPDAFFVYSCENRKTLFEDDIAVDMAALDGTSCSAGFFTFGECYTDKNNTPHFLHQTMTVLALSESETCKIFHENKNCKDKIELPRADLRRFRILKSMSHLISCTTKELEEKNKLLEKLANKDGLTGLFNRRFFDDTLAQRIKEQGRSGAPLSLILMDVDFFKPFNDHYGHVAGDDCLREISNLLETLMRRTSDMAFRYGGEEFCCILPSTAHPGALKMAEAIRSGVETLAIPHKTSEVAQVVTVSLGVITLTDNRHISTQELTDACDQLLYKAKHKGRNCLQGANLTGIDVF